The DNA window ACTCCTAAttcagttttgatttgatttcatGACAGACCCATGGCTCGTGAGTTTGCTCTTTTCTGGGAGTCAGGAGCGTGCCCGTTCCCATACGACCCGAACCATCCTTACCCGATCCAGGATCTGGTTGGTCGGATCAACCAAGCCTTGAAGCAGGAGAACCCTAACAACCAGCTCTCCGCGAACTACAAGTACGTCTGCGGCCGTCCGGATCTGTTCACGGCCTCTGATAGAGCCTTCCTCGAGGACAACAACGGCTTCCGCTTCTTCGACACCGAGGAGAGGAACATAGACTGCTGCTTTGTCGACGAGAACGGTGGCGTCTGCGGTGTCCGCATCCACACAGCTGTCCCGCCGAGAGAAGACGTTCCTTACGAGAGGAAGTCTGATTTAGCTGCTGCGAGGTTGATCGAGCTGATGCAGACTGAGACGAGGAGTGGGGGTTTCCCTAGGAGTGTCCTTTTGATATCGGGGAACTCGGACTTGCACATGTCCACTAAGTATTTAGGAGACCGTGGTTTCACTGTGTTTGTGGCTAAGAAACCTAACCGGGATGGAAAGATTTACCCGAGTGGATTTGAGGAATCAGGGGCGAGTGTTACGTTTAACTGGGAGCTCATGCTTTGTGGAGGTGGTAGGCTGTACAAGGTGGGGCCGGGTGAGTGGAAGGGGCAAGGGGTCGATGAAGAAGAGGTGGCTCCGTGGGGGGTGCCTGGAAGTGGTGACAAGTGAGGGGAATAGTTAATAAGCTAATTAGTATCGTTGTTTGTATTAGGTGCTGTGTGTAGTGGTCTCTTCTTAATTTGACTTATGTGTTGAAGAACTATTTGAGTATTATTATTGATTGTTAGAGTATTGTTTAAATTTGACTTATGTGTTGAACTATTTGACTTATCCGCCAGTTTAAAGGTAATGACACTTCTGTAACTCTGCTTTTTCTCTTCGATTACGAGTAGTTACATGCATATCTAAACAGTTTtgttagttagttttttttcctTGGTAATGATTTTAACAAAGGTGTCCCATAATAAATGCAAGCTCTGCTCTGACAGAAGCAAACCCAGCAGTGAGTTAAGAAATCCAAGGAACAAGATCTTGTCTTTGTATCTGGGTAAAGTTGGTTCTAGAACTGtgaggttaattttttttttgtttcttgtatgCTTGAATCATAGTTCCACAATTCTGGTTGGGTTAAAGAGTCTTCTTACTCTTGTTTCTTGTCTGCTTGAATCATTTGCTTTGGGGAATGCATCTCTGTATTGGTGCTAGTGAGAAAGAAGTCTCTGATAATTACAGGATCCTTTACTTAGCCATCAAGAACCTTGTTCATTGTGccttttctctttctttgtgATACTATGAGCAGCAACATCTGCAAAAGTTGTTTAACTTCATTTTGGTGACATTCTTGAGGACTAACAGTAACAGATTTGGGTTTCCTGCTGCCGATCTCAAGTAAGTCTGtaatgtttccttttttgtttgAGAAGTCTTAATGTCATGTTCTTGTAATACAACTTTATTTTCTGAAGCCTGTTCCTGGGGAGTTCTGTGTTGGAAGAGGAAAGCTGAAGAAGCCTTGACTGCAAGTGGTCTCAACTACGCAGTGAGTGATTCAAAAAGTATCTTACATATTCATAGACTCTTTTGATTGTATCATGCCTTAGGACTCTGTCTTTGCAGCTTATTTCATCAGATAGTCAGGCCTATAGAGGAATGGAAAGACCCACTGATGCATACAAGGAAACTCATAAGTCATATAACCTCACTCTTGCTGTAGACGATACATTGTTTGGTGGTCAGGTAGGTATTGTTATTTTTCCCTCAATTCTGTGAAACGTGATGTGACCACATTTTGCAGAAgagatttaatttgttttttaattttattttattgattccttgttttttttttttgacataattttttattgctTCCTTGTTATTGCTCGCATATCACCCATTTTTTCTACGTTATTCGGTTGAAAACCGGTCCAAATAAAACAATCGATCTAAACCGGTTAACATTTTAAGGTGAACCATCGATTTAAACCGGTGACATTTAAAAGGTGAACCATCGATTTTCTACGTTATTGGTTGAAAACCGGTCCAAACAAAAACAATCGATTTAAAAGGTGAACCATCGATTTTCTACGTTATTGGTTGAAAACCGGTCCAAACAAAAACAATcgattttattaacatttttaacaATCGATCTAAACCGGTGACATTTAAAAGGTAAACGATTGATATAACCAAAAGATATTCCCACTAGGCTCGAGTCTTGCGCTCGTCTTCAATATCAAACCCCTATGTGTGTTttgcttcctcttcttcgtACCTCCCCTTATGTGTAGGAGGGCTACAGAAAGGAGCGATTTAACACTATCAAATCTCATTTACTCTCACCTCTCACTGGATGCATGCCCCCTGAAAATCTCTAGACTTTGGGTGTTGGATTAAACATTTGTGATTCAAAGTTCACTCATCTCTTCTGCTACTACTACTACTGATTCTATTCTCTTCTTAGGGTTTCTTGATTCGAAGTTTTCTCGATTTCTACTCAATTAGATTTAGTTAGTTGTTACTTGAATTTTAGAAGAAGATGGATCGTGTTAGCAATCTTCCAGACGAGGTCCTTTGTCACATCTTGTCTTTCCTTACCACAAAGGAGGCTGCTCTGACATCGATTCTCGCCAAGAGATGGCGCAACCTTCTCGCATTCGTCCCTTACCTCACCATCGACGACTCTTCCTTCCTTCATCCGGAAGAGGATAAACGCTACAGACCAGAAATCATACGGAGCTTCATGGACTTTGTTGACAGAGTTTTGGCCTCGCAAGGTAACTCCCCGCTAAAGAAGTtctctctcaagtgtttcacCCTGGTAGATACAGCTCGTCTAGATGGTTGGATTAGCAATGTGTTATCTCGCGGCGTTTCGGATCTTGATCTAGCTATCGTTTTGAACCGTGGTGAcgacgaagatgatgatgatgatgatgatgattactACCAGCTCTCTCCCAAATGCTTCGAGTGTAGCACGCTGGTTAGTCTGAGAATAGACTGTGGGATTTATATCTCCTTGGTTGCTAATCGCATTTCTTTACCGTTGCTTAAGACTCTGGTTCTTGACTCGGTTCATGTTTGTCCTAACGAGTTTAACACTCTGCTTCACGCTCTGCCTTCCCTTGAGGAGTTGCTTCTGGTTGATGTTATATGGAAAGATATGGGGGATGTCACAGTGTCGAGCGCAACCGTCACGTCCCTGACGATAAAGTTGAACGATATTGTAAGCAGTTTATCGTTTGATACACCGAGCCTCCTTCACTTTTACTACTCTGATTCTGTTGCGTCTGACTATCCTGTGGTTAATATGGAGAACTTAGTTGATGCTAGAATCGTCCTCTGCTTAAGTGAAGACCAACTCAAGCACCTTAGAGAGCCAGAACCTGTTTGGTTTGACGAGCAAGAGGCTCTCGCATTTACTAATGTGTGGAAACTCTTTCATGGCATACGGAATGTTCCGGATCTTAGCTTGCTTCCTGATACTCTTGAGgtctgttttcttttctctctgTTTATGATTGATTAGGTTTGAGACATATGTAATTCTAAAAATggtttgttttgttgtgtcAGGCTCTTTCTATGTGCTCTGAATCGATCCCAGTGTTCAACAACCTCAAATCATTAGCTATTAAGAGTAACAAGGATCGAGGATGGCAAGCAATGCCAGCTCTTCTAAGGAACTCTCCACATTTAGAAACTCTACTCATTCAGGTATATAAACAACTTGAGTTCATACTTGATACTTTGAATCTCTTAATGGGTCTTCTTGGTGCTTTTTAGGATCTGGTGCACCATGTGACAGACGAGTGTGGGGATGCTTGTGACTGCATATCTCGGGACGGAAAAGGACTTTCACTCACAGTTTGTCCAGTGAAAGAGCTGGAGATTCAAGGGTTTCGAGGAACGATGAAAGAGATGGCGATGATAAAGCATTTCTTGGACTATTTTCCGTGTTTGAAGGAGATGGAGATCTATGTTGAAGAGAATGATCCTACACAGCTAGGAAACCGTGAGATTTCGAAACTTGTCCAGGAGATGTTCGAACTCTACAACAAGTTGTCGAGTTGCAATGTTCAGCTTCTGGTGAACGATTATTTGGAGCAGAAGTGGCTGAAGAACAAAGCCATctcctagtttttttttttttgtgccaAAACTCTCTTTTGGAATTTGCATGCAGTTTGGCTTTTTGTGTTTTAACTGTCTTGAAAACCGTCTCAGACTGAACCAGTATCATCAACCTCTTCTATCTATGGATGGACttgttttcatttgattttCTGTTTGCTTTCAGTTTGTCTTTGTATGGTGAGAaaaatgatttgttttgttttaggaTAATAGAGTGACAAAggttagctatcatcacattaaGCCACCATCTTAGACCAAATGTCTATTGTTTGATGATCATGTATGTGTAAACGACTCTGGTTCTGTTAACCAATGTAATTGGTGGAATACGAGAAGAGCACCATCATCATCAAACGTTCTGCCATTTCCGTTAGAGATTTCGAAGTAGAGCAGGAGCTCGAAGCGCTCAGAGAGCAGTTAGTATTGTGCAAGTATGAGTTTGCatttaaaactcaatattttgttattagtCATCCTTCTTGAATGACGCCTTATTCCCCAGTTAAACACTTTTTGCAGAGTGTTAAGGAAATGAAGTTccaaaacaaagataaaagatACTCAacttaagaaagaaaaatgtttcTGATATTACAGGCCCCTACATGATCGATTACTTAGCTACCAAGAACCTTGTTGATGCTGGTAAGCCATGCTCTCAAAGTGGTTTGTTCATTGTCTaatctttctttcttgtttcaCCATTGCCTCTTTGTGAAGCTATGAGCATAAACATCTGCACAAGTTAGTAACTTCATTTTGGTGACATCCTTGGGGACTAACGAGTTTCTATTGTCATGGACTAACATAACTGTGTTGCTTTGGCTGTATTGTAATGCAGCTATGACAAATCTGAAACTACCTTCAGAAGCAGAAACTGTAACCAATGTGACAGACACTTTGTTAAGATTGTATTTCATATATTAAACTCAATGTACAATGGCAGGATATATACATCAATGAGTCTTGGAGACTAAGACAAGCTATTAACTAACATTCCTAAAACAGAGGAATTGATATATACGATAGTTAAGGAGATATCTTTGTGGTATCTCTCTTACACGCCCCCTCAAGCTGCAGCGTGGGTGCCACGCCAAGCTTGTTCCGTAGTTCCAAGAACCGAGCACGAGTGAGAGGCTTCGTCAATGCATCTGCGAGCTGATCACGAGTGTTAACATGTAAGACTGATAAAGCTCCTCGTTGTACTTGTCCACGAACGAAGTGATAGTCGATGGCAATATGCTTCATGCGAGAGTGGAACACCGGGTTTGCGCAGAGGAAAGTTGCTCCGACATTGTCACAGAACACAACTGGAGCTGACTGAAGTGAAACCCCAAGCTCAGAAAGGAGACTGCAAATCCATATGATTTCAGAGGTGGCATTAGCAACCGCTCGATACTCCGCTTCCGTAGATGATCTTGCAACACCATTTTGTTTCTTTGCCGACCAGGAAATGGGATGTTGGCCAAGATAGATAACAAACGAGTTTGTAGAAACATAGTCGTCACTGTCTCCAGCCCAGTCGGCATCTGAGTAAGCTCGAAGCGTGAGAGAGTTCTTAGCAGTGTAGAAGATACCGTGTGTTGGTGTACCCGCTAGATAACGTAGTATTCGCTTAGCAGCCTGCCAGTGGTCTTCAGTTGGCTTGTGCATGAATTGTGAGAGCCGATTAACAGCATAGGCGATGTCAAGACGAGTGAACTGAAGGTATTGGAGACTTCCTATTAAGCGTCGATACTGGGTAGGGTCAGAGAGGCTTGTACCGGAAGTGAGACTGAGTTTCGGAGAGGATGCCATGGGCGTAGTGACCGGCTTTGCGTTCATCATGTCGTATTTGTGAAGTAGATCCAAGATGTACTTCCTCTGACATAGGTGAAGACCAGTTGATGTGCGATGAGCTTCTATGCCGAGAAAGTAGTTTAGATCCTCTGCATCTTTGACTGAAAATCTCTCAGCTAGAAGACCCAAGATGCGTTGAATACCAGAGTTGGTGTTGCCAGTCACCAAGATATCATCGACATAAACAAGTAGGTAGATGTGATGTCCTCCGTAGTGTAGAACAAAGAGCGAAGTGTCCGCTAGAGAGTTCTTGAATCCCAAGCTCAGGAGGAAGCTGCGGAGCTCCATGTACCATGCTCTCGGAGCCTATTTGAGGCCATAAACAGCCTTGTGCAAGCGACAAACATAATCAGGTCTGTCCGTATCTATGAACCCCGGTGGCTGTTCCATATAAACCTCGTCCGTTAGTGTGCCCTGAAGAAAGGCGTTATTGACGTCCAATTGTTTCACAGGCCAAGAGTTGCTAACTGCAATGTCAAGAACCATCCTGAGGGTTGTGGATTTGATAACGGGACTGAAGGTGTCAACATAGTCTCGTCCAAACTCTTGCTTGTACCCTTTTGCTACCAGTCGAGATTTCGGGCAGCGATGAGTACCATCAGAGTTGTACTTGTTTTTGTAGAGCCAGCGACAACCAACGACGTTGCTTCCCGGCTTGCGTGGAACAAGAGTGAAGGTTCCATTGCGCACAAAGGCATCTATTTCCGTCGACATTGAACCCCTCCATATTTTATCTTTGAGCGCCTGAGTGATGGTGTTTGGTTCAGCTGGTATAGCAGACACCCGAGCCGCAGAGTAGttgtatttttgatttggtttcaTGATTTGGTTCTTCCTGCGAGTCATCATCGGATGGTTGTTGATAGATGccggaggaggtggtggtgtcGGGGATGGTGGAGGTGATGGTGGAGGTGAAGACGAAGAGGATGACCCTGTAGCAGACGGCGCCGGAGACGGAGATTCAGTCGGAGAAGACGAGCCCGACTGAGATGATGCGTTCGGAGCTGTGTCAGGAGCGGGTGGCATAGAACCTGTTGAGAACTCTGCAGCACCAATATTACCGTTAGTAACACTTAAAGTAGGTGTTGAAGATGTTACCTGAACTGACAAGTGAGGTTCCGAGCTCGAGGTTCCCATTTGCTCTACGAGTGGGGTTGGCGAGGTTGGGTGAGTGGGAGGTTGTGGTTGTTGAGGTATAGGTATTGCAGTAGCTATGGGAGAGGGAATAGGGGGAGACGTGTTTGGTGTAGGTGGTGTCTGGTTGAGTTTGGGTTTGGTTTTGAAAGGGAAGATGGATTCATCAAAACGTACGTGTCTAGAGACATAGATGCGGCCAGTGTTTCGTTCGAGACATAAATAGGCGCTCTGAGTAGGCGAGTAGCCAATAAAGACGCAAGGCATAGAGCGATCCTCAAGTTTATGTTGTGTATATGGCCGTAACCATGGAAAACAGAGGCAGCCGTAGACACGAGTTTTCGTGTAGTTCGGCTGGCTTCCGAACAGTTTGTGAAATGGGGAATCCATCTGAAGTACATCAGTCGGGAGACGATTTATGAGGTAGGTGGCGGTGGCGAATGCATAGGACCAGTAAGACTTGGGCATAGAGGCATGGGTGAGAAGTGTGAGCCCCGTTTCGACGACATGTCTGTGTTTTCTTTCGGAGATCCCATTGTGTTCTGGTGTGTGAGGTGGTGAGGTGAGGTGAGAGATGCCGGCTTCAGATAGGAGATGACGAAGAGCAATGAATTCTCCTCCATTGTCTGAGTATAGTGTGCCGATTTTTGTGGAGAAGAAGTTCTCTACGAGTGCTTTGAAGGCTTTGAATGTCTCCTTGACTTGTGACTTTAGTTTCAAGGGGTAGAGCCAGGTATAGCGACTGTAGTGGTCAACTAACACAAGGTAGTATTTGTAGTTATCAATAGAGACAACAGGTGAACTCCAAAGGTccgaaaatatatattgtagAGGGCGAGTTGAAGTGATTGAGGTTTGATGAAAAGGAagtttatgagatttattaataGCACAATCTGAGCACAAAGTGTTTTGGGTTACAGACTGTTTGCAGGGTAaagaaaaatttgaaacaatagTTTTGAGAATAGAGGCAGACGGGTGTCCTAGGCGGAAATGCCAATCGGATAAACTTATTTTGAGGAAGAGGAGATGAAAAAGGCTTGAAGGGTTGATGAGTTGGCTGGCCACTCATAGAGCTCATCCTTGGTCTTGCCTTGGATTAATGGGACCCCCGAgctgagatccttcacctgaaagTGAGCAGGGAAAAATTCAACAGAAACTTTATTAGCGTTACATAAGCGATAAACTGATATAAGGTTCTTCTTGATATTAGGTACGCATAGAACATTATTGAGAAATAATTTTCTTGCAGAGGAAGGAAGAGTTATTGAACCGGTGTGTGAGATGGAGAGGCCAGAGCCATCGCCGATCATCACTGAGTCGTCACCAAGATAGGGCTGTTGCAGAGACATGTTATGCAGATCACTGGTGAGATGATGTGTAGCACCGGAGTCCATGAGCCAGGCAGTTGAAGGGTGTTGAGCAGCGACAGCAACATTTGCTCGTGGTTGCCACGGACGGAAGGGCGTGCCTGAGGTGGGGATTTGCTGTTGCTGCATCTGAGGGCATCGCCTAGCACTGTGACCGAAGGTACTGCAGATTTGACAGCGGCCTTGATATCCTTTGGATCCTTTATTCTCTTGTTTCTGCGGGTAGTACTGATTCTGCTTGTAGTTGTTGTTCCAGCCAGGTCCCCGAGTTTGATGTTGCTGTTTAGGGCGCGAGGTAGCCATGTTCGCTGTTATCGGTACTGAAGCAGAGGTGGGTGTGGTGACTGCCAAGAGTTTAGCTTCTTTGTTAATCAACTTCTCGTGGATCTCTATGATCGAGGGGGTGGTGTCACGGCCTTCTACTTGATCAGTAACAGACTTGTACTCCTCAGGGAGTCCATCAATGATGTACTCAATCTTGTCTTCATGATCCAACGGTTTGCCAAGTAGGCCTAGTTGATCGAAGCGAGTCGTCAGGCCCCTCATGTACTCATCGATGCTCTTGTCTCCCTTTGTGAAGTTCTTCAATTGGAGACGGAGTTGTTGGATGTGTCCTCGGCTCGGAGTGGCGTAGGTAGCACTTAGAGACTTCCATACTTCATATGCAGACTTGGAGGATGTGACAAGCGCTTGGATGGAGGGAGAGAGAGTGCCGAGAAGGGCACTGTAGATGAGACGATCCTGACGACGCCATTTGGTGAAGTCAGGGTTTGCAGCTGCGATCTCGTTGACAGTAACTGTTTCTGCAGGTGCAGGGGTTGTGCCGTCGATGTGACCGGCCAAGTCATAGCCATCCAGCAAGGCATGGACTTGAAGGCTCCAAGTCATGTAGTTTGCGGATGTGAGTTTTGTGATGTTGACCATATTGATGTTCAACAGAGGTTTGTTGCCATCGACAATCTCATGTGCAGCATTAGCAGCCATGGTTATGGAGGAAGGTGCAGATcggagagagaaagaaaaagataaagaagATGACGGCTAGggggaaaaaaaaatattctaggGTATCGTTATGCTCTTGATACCATGTTAAGATTGTATTTCATATATTAAACTCAATGTACAATGGCAGGATATATACATCAATGAGTCTTGGAGACTAAGACAAGCTATTAACTAACATTCCTAAAACAGAGGAATTGATATATACGATAGTTAAGGAGATATCTTTGTGGTATCTCTCTTACACACTTTTCTTAATTCAGAAGACAATGCAGCTGATCAGCTGAAGCCAAGACCTTTGCCACCTTACACAATGTAAGATTAGAGATAGATTGCTCCTTTAAGCCGTGTTCAATTGTTATTACTTCTTCTTATGTGAGCTGAGTGACTTAAATACTTGCAGGGACGACGACATGAAGCCTCCAACACCACCGCTTACATATCAGGTCATCAATCACTAGTTATGTGTGAAACGAATTGGTGGCCTTAACTTCAGATTTCTTAAAAGTGAGAAAGAGATAAGGCAATTCATTTTTGCATGTGTGAATCAGTGGGATTATTTGCAGTGTAATACAAACAATCCCACTGATTCACACATGCAAAAAAAGATGCATAGTACTAAGTTACTGTGTGCATCCCCATGGGATAACACTCATGAAGCATCAGTGTTAGCTGCTAAAgtttatataaaagttaaagGCATCAAACTCTTGTATAGACAATTTTTTTGCATACGTTATACGACCAACTGTATAACACTGGCCTGAAATAGTAATACTAGATCACTGGGTGCATGGTAAGAAGAGCCGATGTACTTGGGAGTTAGTTTGTGTTGAAAATGGGGCAATCGAGACAAGAACTCAGAAGACAAGAAAGAGTTGTCGCCTTACGTCTCGGAGAGAAAACTACGGAACATAAATATGGGAAACCACAAAACGAAGAACACAATCCCAAACTATGAATCTTCTATAACCTCTCTCTTGgattatctttattatttttttatatattcacaacaaagttttgttttgttctataGTTTGATCATGAATAGACTTAAATTTACGTTTAGACACATCGAATCATtccaaacaaaaccaaatatctagcaatattttacaattatgttattttttataattatgtcATTGATGATATCGCGCCAAAACTTGTGTTGTGTCATTGGCTATTGAGGACTAGTCTGTTCCAACTTAGTAACTTACAACATTAAATAACacatttattttagaaaatatgtaTCTCTAATAGTACGTTGCCTGTAGTAGATTTGTTGTAGCAAAAGGTTTTGACAGCTTTCTCACCTTTCATCGCTTTTAAGGCTTCCCTTTACCATTTCAATCAAGTCCTTGCCACTCCATGCACAATCTCTTTAATCAAAAGACACCCACCAAAGTGACCTTTTTGTCATTTAACATTAGTAATTCTTGCGGATGATGCTTTGTCAAAAGaagttttcttttatcttcGTGAAATGcttttacaaaattttgaatcttcAGTGGAGCTTAGAAAGGTTCCACTTGACTagtatatatggccaatacataTACACCACGTGGAACCAAAATTTCAAGAGAATCTCTggtttttcaataattttttgcAAATGTTAATTAGCTCTCCCACGAAAATATTACGAGTTTATCTaagtttattatttatgtgaaaATTAACTTATAAATCAGGTAATGTATCATGAAAATAAAACTAGCAAAAGCATACAATCATGCTCCAAATAATATAGAATCTTGTGTAATAAAATCTGATGATCCTGATCAGGTCCGGTCCGATATTTAACCGATTAAAGCATAAAGGAAATTGTGATATAAATTTCTATACTAACTCTTTTTGATATCATTTAGTTTTTTGCAATATATTGTTCTTATATACTAAATCTTAGTGTATAAATCTCCTATTTTGTGGGTTTTAGCCCACAACCCGTCTTGATTATCATCTGAAAACCACCAATATGATCATAAAGATGAATTAGCATTACAGCTTCACACACACAAACAGGAAATCTCCAATTTATAAGTGGTCCTTGGTGATTTTTGTTTGCATGAAAAAGGTTACTTTTTACAAAACATCAGACCCGATGTCAAACCAATAATTACatattgtttgtttctttttaataataatagtgtTTCAATCAAAGGCATGTTTCTTACCGAGATCGGACTGGTCAAATATGAAACTATGAATAATGAAATAGATAGATAGCCAAATTATTTCTATAATGATTATGCAAATGGTTATATCCGACAGCGAGTTATACTCAGATGGAACTTTGACCACGCGATAGATATTAAAACAGTTGTATCTATTATTCACAAAATACTCgaatttaacataaatatgttaagaaaaaacataaatatgtggACGACATGAGaataaattgtaattttatCCAAGGGAAACCATATTGTGAAAATGCTAAACCCACTTGACGCCAATAGTATGTTcttattgttttcttgtttttgtgaCTTTCCTTTCGTGCCTAATCCTAATAAAACTATGCGCATGATTATGCGTAAATGCATTTACTGTAACCTAAAGAAGTTAGGTGAAGAAGGGATGAAAAAACAATACTAGTATCAAGCAATTTAGtactttttacattttctataacaaacaaaaaaattctataagaaaaatacattttatactaagataaattttctttattttaatgaGTAGTCTCATTCAATTTGTGGTATAATGTTTATTCATTGTTTCATCTGTTTTTGACCTTTCCTTTGTTCTTCTGTAACTTTTTTGTCActatctaattattttatatatctcatTAATGCGTTTCAGTGAAT is part of the Raphanus sativus cultivar WK10039 unplaced genomic scaffold, ASM80110v3 Scaffold0212, whole genome shotgun sequence genome and encodes:
- the LOC108810195 gene encoding uncharacterized protein LOC108810195; the encoded protein is MAREFALFWESGACPFPYDPNHPYPIQDLVGRINQALKQENPNNQLSANYKYVCGRPDLFTASDRAFLEDNNGFRFFDTEERNIDCCFVDENGGVCGVRIHTAVPPREDVPYERKSDLAAARLIELMQTETRSGGFPRSVLLISGNSDLHMSTKYLGDRGFTVFVAKKPNRDGKIYPSGFEESGASVTFNWELMLCGGGRLYKVGPGEWKGQGVDEEEVAPWGVPGSGDK
- the LOC108811838 gene encoding putative F-box protein At3g58820, with the translated sequence MDRVSNLPDEVLCHILSFLTTKEAALTSILAKRWRNLLAFVPYLTIDDSSFLHPEEDKRYRPEIIRSFMDFVDRVLASQGNSPLKKFSLKCFTLVDTARLDGWISNVLSRGVSDLDLAIVLNRGDDEDDDDDDDDYYQLSPKCFECSTLVSLRIDCGIYISLVANRISLPLLKTLVLDSVHVCPNEFNTLLHALPSLEELLLVDVIWKDMGDVTVSSATVTSLTIKLNDIVSSLSFDTPSLLHFYYSDSVASDYPVVNMENLVDARIVLCLSEDQLKHLREPEPVWFDEQEALAFTNVWKLFHGIRNVPDLSLLPDTLEALSMCSESIPVFNNLKSLAIKSNKDRGWQAMPALLRNSPHLETLLIQDLVHHVTDECGDACDCISRDGKGLSLTVCPVKELEIQGFRGTMKEMAMIKHFLDYFPCLKEMEIYVEENDPTQLGNREISKLVQEMFELYNKLSSCNVQLLVNDYLEQKWLKNKAIS